In the Grimontia kaedaensis genome, one interval contains:
- a CDS encoding ATP--cob(I)alamin adenosyltransferase — protein sequence MSFRKPKNRKEICYPFIYESALTCDYEIHTDELCSLVGMALATLPEGFDDVREDLETLHPKIYHLNGSVRGKTAIFDEDLEWLHARYDYYNELSRGRINRFVLPRGPVGVMALHQCRTGSKKTVRLLHRLDESGVTFEPELPRFANLLANFFFVLTVYIKMKLDVEEVEFVSLSY from the coding sequence ATGAGCTTTCGAAAACCAAAGAACCGCAAAGAGATTTGTTATCCGTTTATCTATGAATCGGCATTGACCTGCGACTATGAAATCCACACTGACGAGCTTTGCAGTCTGGTGGGAATGGCACTGGCAACTTTGCCGGAAGGCTTTGATGATGTGCGGGAAGATCTGGAAACTCTGCATCCAAAAATTTATCACCTCAATGGTTCAGTGCGTGGGAAGACAGCCATCTTTGATGAAGACTTGGAATGGCTGCATGCCAGATATGATTACTACAACGAACTGAGCCGTGGCCGTATTAACCGCTTTGTGCTGCCAAGAGGTCCGGTTGGTGTAATGGCGCTGCATCAGTGCCGCACGGGCTCAAAGAAAACCGTGCGCTTACTTCACCGCTTAGATGAATCAGGCGTAACCTTTGAGCCAGAGCTTCCACGCTTTGCTAACCTGCTTGCTAACTTCTTCTTTGTACTGACGGTGTACATCAAGATGAAGTTAGATGTGGAAGAAGTGGAGTTTGTCAGCCTCAGTTACTGA
- the trmA gene encoding tRNA (uridine(54)-C5)-methyltransferase TrmA — translation MSNTLIDTTQYQAQLDEKIARMQGAFAEFNAPELEVFPSPDKHYRMRAEFRVWHEGDDLYYIMFNQETKQKYRVDQFPQASRIINDLMPLLVDAIRPIESLRRKLFQVDFLSTLSGEVLVSMLYHRQLDEEWEANARMLKQRLNDEGFNLNLIGRARKQKIVIDRDYVVEKLSINYRTLTYQQIENSFTQPNGKVAEKMLEWAVDCTHDSTGDLLELYCGNGNFSLALADNFDRVLATELAKPSVESAQWNIAVNKIDNVQIIRMSAEEFTEAMEGKREFRRLQQAGVVLKSYNCNTIFVDPPRSGMDEGTCRMVQAYDRILYISCNPDTLKENLDILSETHRITRFALFDQFPYTHHMEAGVLLERK, via the coding sequence ATGAGCAATACCCTGATTGACACCACCCAATATCAGGCGCAGTTGGACGAGAAAATCGCGCGTATGCAAGGCGCGTTTGCCGAGTTCAATGCCCCTGAGCTGGAAGTGTTTCCGTCTCCAGACAAACATTACCGCATGCGTGCGGAATTCCGTGTCTGGCATGAAGGGGATGACCTCTATTACATCATGTTCAATCAAGAGACCAAGCAGAAGTACCGTGTGGATCAGTTCCCGCAGGCAAGCCGTATAATCAACGATCTGATGCCACTGCTGGTTGACGCTATCCGTCCGATTGAAAGTCTGCGTCGCAAACTGTTCCAGGTGGACTTCCTGTCCACCCTGAGCGGTGAAGTGTTGGTTTCGATGCTTTACCACCGTCAGCTTGACGAAGAGTGGGAAGCGAATGCGCGCATGTTGAAGCAACGTCTGAATGATGAGGGCTTCAACCTGAACCTGATTGGCCGCGCGCGTAAGCAAAAGATCGTGATTGACCGCGATTACGTGGTAGAAAAGCTAAGCATTAATTACCGTACCCTAACTTACCAGCAAATTGAAAACAGCTTCACCCAGCCAAATGGGAAAGTGGCAGAGAAGATGCTTGAGTGGGCAGTGGATTGCACACATGACAGCACTGGCGATCTGTTGGAGCTCTACTGCGGTAACGGTAATTTTTCGTTGGCACTGGCGGACAACTTCGATCGCGTGCTGGCAACAGAACTGGCTAAGCCTTCTGTTGAATCTGCGCAGTGGAACATTGCAGTGAACAAAATCGACAATGTCCAAATCATTCGTATGTCTGCGGAAGAATTCACGGAAGCGATGGAAGGTAAACGCGAGTTCCGCCGCTTGCAGCAAGCTGGCGTGGTTCTGAAAAGCTACAACTGCAACACTATCTTTGTCGATCCGCCGCGTTCCGGTATGGACGAAGGTACGTGCCGCATGGTGCAGGCATATGACCGCATTCTGTATATCTCCTGTAATCCGGATACACTGAAAGAGAACCTGGATATTCTGTCAGAAACACACCGCATCACACGTTTTGCGCTGTTTGACCAGTTCCCTTACACCCACCACATGGAAGCGGGTGTTCTACTCGAGCGCAAATAA
- a CDS encoding YijD family membrane protein produces MEQNHQSERKFLLLAVIAGLCGSASLATLFIDSVAFSVFPIIAFILAVYCFYQQHVTQPLTDGTPLIAFACFLVGAFGYSAFVRMQVPELGGNFFSIIVTMLLIFWVAFKMGWLSVGSKKEETPVEE; encoded by the coding sequence ATGGAACAGAATCACCAATCAGAGCGTAAATTTCTCCTTCTCGCAGTGATCGCAGGTTTATGTGGTAGCGCATCACTGGCAACGCTTTTCATCGACAGCGTTGCATTCTCCGTTTTCCCCATCATCGCCTTCATTCTGGCTGTGTACTGCTTCTATCAGCAGCATGTCACTCAACCGCTGACCGACGGCACACCGCTCATCGCGTTTGCCTGTTTCCTGGTGGGCGCGTTTGGTTACTCGGCGTTTGTGCGCATGCAGGTACCAGAACTGGGTGGTAACTTCTTCTCCATCATCGTGACCATGTTGTTGATATTCTGGGTGGCGTTCAAGATGGGCTGGCTGAGTGTTGGCAGCAAGAAAGAAGAAACGCCAGTCGAAGAGTAG
- the fabR gene encoding HTH-type transcriptional repressor FabR, translated as MGIRAQQKEKTRRTLIDAAFSQLSADRSFSSLSLREVAREAGIAPTSFYRHFKDMDELGLTMVDEGGLLLRQLMRQARQRIATEGSVVRTSVETFMEFIESSPNVFRLLLRERSGTSTAFRAAVAREIQHFIAELTEYFQATGGSTRDEAYNQAEACVTLVFSSGAEALDLDKRARAELAERLVTQLRIIAKGAYWYRKERERNALKDKLSSGR; from the coding sequence ATGGGAATTAGAGCTCAACAGAAAGAAAAAACCCGGCGAACGCTGATTGATGCGGCTTTTAGCCAACTCAGCGCAGACCGAAGCTTTTCCAGTCTCAGCTTACGCGAAGTGGCACGTGAAGCCGGTATTGCACCGACGTCGTTTTACCGCCACTTCAAAGATATGGACGAACTTGGCCTGACCATGGTGGATGAGGGAGGCTTGTTGTTGCGTCAATTGATGAGACAGGCTCGCCAACGTATCGCCACCGAGGGTAGCGTTGTCAGAACGTCAGTCGAAACCTTTATGGAATTTATCGAAAGCAGCCCCAACGTATTCAGGCTGCTATTGCGTGAACGTTCCGGTACCTCTACGGCTTTTCGTGCAGCAGTCGCACGTGAAATTCAACACTTTATCGCTGAGCTAACGGAATATTTCCAGGCGACAGGCGGATCGACCCGAGATGAAGCCTATAATCAGGCAGAGGCATGTGTGACTTTGGTATTCAGCTCCGGTGCAGAAGCATTGGATTTGGACAAACGCGCACGTGCTGAACTCGCGGAACGTCTGGTGACCCAACTGCGCATTATCGCGAAAGGCGCATATTGGTACCGCAAAGAACGCGAACGCAATGCTCTCAAGGATAAGTTGTCTTCAGGCAGGTAA
- the sthA gene encoding Si-specific NAD(P)(+) transhydrogenase has protein sequence MSKATPTSSNHFDVIVIGSGPGGEGAAMGLTKAGLRVAVIEKEGTVGGGCTHWGTIPSKALRHTVSRIIEFNQSPIYTGDNKQVHSTFSAILGHAQSVIGKQTRMRQGFYDRNLCSIIHGSAKFSGTHEIEVKAADGSVDKYTADKFVIATGSRPYRPKDVDFRHPRIYDSDSILSLQHDPRHVIIYGAGVIGSEYASIFRGLGIKVDLINTRDRLLSFLDNEMSDSLSYHFWNSGVLIRNDETYEKIEGTKDGVILHLQSGKKMKADCILFANGRTGNTDALNLKAVGLKADSRGQLKVNDNYGTEVEHVYAVGDVIGYPSLASAAYDQGRIVAQAMVEGQAKGRLIDHIPTGIYTIPEISSVGKTEQELTAAKVPYEVGRAQFKHLARAQIAGMDVGSLKILFHRETKEILGIHCFGERAAEIIHIGQAIFEQKGEGNTLDYFINTTFNYPTMAEAYRVAALNGLNRLF, from the coding sequence ATGAGCAAAGCGACCCCTACATCGTCTAACCATTTTGATGTCATCGTAATAGGTAGTGGACCCGGCGGCGAAGGTGCTGCCATGGGCCTCACCAAGGCGGGCTTACGCGTCGCGGTGATTGAAAAAGAAGGTACCGTTGGCGGCGGGTGTACCCACTGGGGCACCATTCCATCCAAAGCGTTGAGACACACTGTCAGCCGTATTATCGAGTTCAACCAGAGCCCGATTTATACCGGCGACAACAAGCAGGTACACAGTACCTTTTCTGCCATTCTTGGCCATGCCCAATCGGTTATTGGCAAACAGACCCGCATGCGTCAGGGCTTTTACGATAGAAACCTCTGCAGCATCATTCACGGCAGCGCCAAGTTCAGTGGCACGCACGAAATTGAAGTGAAAGCGGCAGACGGCAGCGTCGACAAATACACGGCCGACAAATTCGTGATCGCAACCGGTTCACGCCCATACCGTCCAAAAGATGTCGATTTCAGACATCCACGAATCTACGACAGTGACTCAATCCTCTCGCTGCAGCACGACCCTCGCCACGTCATCATCTACGGAGCGGGCGTTATCGGCAGCGAATATGCGTCTATCTTCCGTGGTCTTGGTATCAAAGTGGATTTGATCAATACCCGTGACCGCTTGCTTTCCTTCCTTGATAACGAAATGTCAGACTCGCTTTCCTACCACTTCTGGAACAGCGGCGTTCTGATACGTAATGATGAGACCTACGAGAAAATCGAAGGCACCAAAGACGGCGTTATCCTTCATCTGCAGTCCGGCAAGAAGATGAAAGCTGACTGTATTTTGTTTGCCAATGGCCGTACCGGTAATACTGATGCGCTGAACCTGAAAGCCGTCGGTTTGAAGGCAGATTCACGTGGCCAGCTGAAAGTGAACGATAACTACGGTACCGAAGTAGAGCACGTTTATGCTGTTGGTGATGTGATTGGTTATCCAAGCCTTGCGAGTGCAGCTTACGATCAGGGTCGAATCGTTGCTCAGGCAATGGTGGAAGGTCAGGCCAAAGGCCGCCTTATTGACCATATCCCAACCGGGATTTACACCATTCCAGAAATCAGCTCAGTGGGTAAAACCGAGCAGGAGCTGACCGCGGCAAAAGTGCCTTATGAGGTGGGACGCGCACAGTTTAAGCATTTGGCGCGTGCACAGATTGCTGGCATGGATGTGGGAAGCCTGAAAATCCTGTTCCACCGCGAAACCAAAGAGATCTTGGGGATCCACTGTTTTGGTGAACGTGCGGCGGAGATCATCCACATCGGCCAGGCGATCTTTGAGCAAAAAGGCGAAGGGAATACGTTGGATTACTTTATCAATACCACCTTCAACTACCCGACCATGGCAGAAGCCTACCGCGTAGCAGCATTGAACGGCCTTAACCGTCTATTCTGA
- the cysQ gene encoding 3'(2'),5'-bisphosphate nucleotidase CysQ, which translates to MELSQLLQPVIEIARASGQVILDIYQRGEFEKNIKSDDTPVTSADLAAHKLVTERLSALTPDIPVLSEEDASIPFAERGNWERYWLVDPLDGTQEFIAGSGDFATIIALVENNQPVMGVVYGPVSGVSYYAAKGHGAWKVMPDGEKHRLSILKHEDELASLSIAISRRQDIKAITDRLEPSRNYDLVPLGSAALKSCLVAEGAVDCYLRLGPTGEWDTAATQCIVEEAGGRILDMTLSPLSYNERDSLENPNFIVLGDTELPWRQIVRLEG; encoded by the coding sequence ATGGAGCTGTCACAACTGCTTCAACCCGTGATAGAGATTGCCCGGGCTTCCGGTCAGGTGATCCTGGATATCTATCAGCGTGGTGAATTTGAAAAGAACATCAAAAGCGATGACACACCGGTGACCAGTGCCGATCTCGCGGCGCATAAGCTGGTGACTGAGCGCCTGAGTGCGCTAACCCCTGATATTCCTGTGTTGTCAGAAGAAGACGCGTCGATTCCCTTTGCTGAACGAGGTAATTGGGAGCGCTACTGGCTGGTGGATCCACTGGATGGCACCCAGGAATTCATTGCTGGAAGTGGTGACTTCGCCACCATTATTGCACTGGTGGAAAACAACCAGCCGGTGATGGGCGTGGTGTATGGTCCTGTATCAGGGGTCTCTTACTACGCAGCTAAAGGTCATGGTGCCTGGAAGGTGATGCCTGATGGTGAAAAACACCGTCTGTCTATCCTCAAGCATGAAGACGAATTGGCTTCCCTATCGATTGCGATCAGCCGCCGCCAGGACATCAAAGCTATCACTGACCGCCTTGAGCCAAGCCGCAACTATGACTTGGTACCTTTAGGCTCTGCAGCGCTCAAGTCTTGTTTAGTCGCAGAAGGGGCGGTGGATTGTTATCTTCGCCTTGGTCCAACCGGCGAATGGGACACGGCGGCAACCCAATGCATCGTGGAAGAAGCGGGCGGGCGTATTCTGGATATGACGCTTTCACCGCTGTCCTACAACGAGCGGGATTCACTGGAAAACCCGAATTTCATTGTACTGGGTGATACCGAACTGCCTTGGCGACAGATTGTGAGACTGGAAGGTTAA
- the nudE gene encoding ADP compounds hydrolase NudE, whose protein sequence is MKKHIPPEILDAKVVAKSRLFQIEALDLRFSNGEERTYERMKPSGRNAVMVVPVTENGDLLLVREYAAGTERYELGFPKGLIDPGETALEAANRELKEEIGFGAHQLYPLKEVVLAPSYFSSKMTLLLAQDLYPEKLEGDEPEPLELVRWPVAQAEELLSHVDFGEARSITALLLALRELSGR, encoded by the coding sequence ATGAAAAAGCACATTCCACCTGAAATCCTTGACGCCAAGGTCGTTGCCAAGTCGCGTCTGTTTCAGATTGAAGCTCTGGATTTAAGGTTCAGTAACGGTGAAGAGCGCACTTACGAGCGAATGAAGCCAAGCGGCCGCAATGCGGTGATGGTGGTGCCGGTAACAGAAAACGGCGATTTACTGCTGGTACGCGAATACGCTGCCGGAACTGAACGTTATGAACTAGGCTTTCCAAAGGGGCTGATTGATCCGGGTGAGACCGCCTTAGAAGCGGCAAACCGAGAACTCAAAGAAGAAATTGGTTTCGGTGCCCATCAATTGTACCCGCTGAAAGAAGTGGTGCTCGCACCGTCTTACTTTTCCAGCAAAATGACCCTGTTGCTGGCGCAGGACCTTTATCCAGAGAAGCTCGAGGGCGATGAACCTGAGCCGTTGGAATTGGTCCGTTGGCCCGTTGCACAGGCAGAAGAATTGTTATCTCACGTCGATTTTGGGGAAGCGCGCAGTATTACCGCATTACTGTTGGCCTTGAGAGAGCTTTCCGGCCGTTGA
- a CDS encoding type II secretion system protein N, whose translation MKRVILWSFLFLVVLVGSAVVHIPANLVLRQLPPIQGLELSGVSGTLWNGSAAKFSWQGQPMGTLKWQFNPLKLFTGKADVDLRLSGTPGLSARGNVGYSLGGIYANNLLLSASANIVQSFIPYPLPVSLSGQFDLTVRDYLFAQQPFCEVLAGNLAWSQGNVASPIGTIEPGLVVAQLSCNEGQLVLDGDSASDAIETEFNISLSPDQRYSLNGWFAPGDDFPEGMRGQLGFLGNPDSEGRYRLSFSG comes from the coding sequence ATGAAACGAGTGATCCTTTGGAGCTTTCTTTTCCTTGTGGTTCTGGTAGGTAGTGCGGTTGTTCATATTCCTGCCAACCTGGTCTTACGCCAGCTTCCACCGATTCAGGGGCTGGAGCTCAGTGGTGTTTCCGGCACATTATGGAATGGCTCTGCCGCGAAGTTTTCCTGGCAAGGTCAACCGATGGGCACGCTAAAGTGGCAGTTCAATCCACTGAAACTCTTCACCGGTAAGGCGGATGTCGATCTGCGTCTTTCGGGGACGCCGGGGTTATCTGCCCGTGGAAACGTGGGTTACAGCTTGGGTGGTATCTACGCCAATAACCTGCTTTTATCCGCATCAGCCAATATCGTGCAGTCGTTTATTCCATATCCATTGCCTGTTAGTCTGTCGGGACAGTTTGATTTAACCGTACGGGATTACCTGTTTGCCCAGCAGCCTTTCTGCGAAGTGCTCGCGGGCAACCTAGCATGGTCTCAGGGCAATGTTGCTTCACCCATCGGTACGATTGAGCCGGGATTGGTGGTAGCGCAGCTGTCTTGTAATGAAGGACAGCTGGTGCTGGATGGTGACAGTGCGTCTGATGCGATTGAAACCGAATTCAATATCTCGTTGTCACCGGATCAACGCTACAGCCTTAATGGCTGGTTTGCCCCGGGCGACGATTTTCCGGAAGGCATGCGTGGCCAACTTGGCTTTTTGGGCAATCCGGACAGTGAAGGCCGTTATCGCCTCAGTTTTAGCGGTTAA
- a CDS encoding type II secretion system protein M: MKALIAYWKGLSRREQRLLSVATAVLVLGALYWGVVSPLQVRAEQAQQRLVSERNLLTWVNGKAAEIQALRRAAGNSGQVSALPLNQSVTTTVKRYNLEIVRLQPQREEIQVWLKPMPFNSLISWLDFLSTNHGVEVKFIDVGKTDTQGVVEVKRLQLGRG, translated from the coding sequence ATGAAAGCATTGATAGCTTATTGGAAAGGACTGTCTCGTCGCGAACAGCGCTTGCTAAGTGTAGCAACTGCGGTATTGGTTTTGGGTGCCCTTTACTGGGGTGTCGTGAGTCCGCTCCAGGTTCGCGCGGAGCAGGCGCAACAACGTTTAGTTAGTGAACGTAATCTGTTGACTTGGGTGAATGGCAAAGCAGCCGAAATCCAAGCGTTGCGCCGCGCAGCTGGAAACAGCGGTCAGGTGAGCGCCCTACCACTTAACCAGTCCGTGACGACAACGGTGAAGCGCTACAACTTGGAAATCGTTCGCTTACAGCCACAACGAGAAGAAATTCAGGTTTGGCTGAAACCGATGCCTTTCAATTCACTCATCAGCTGGCTCGATTTCCTTTCCACCAATCACGGTGTGGAAGTGAAATTTATTGATGTTGGCAAAACCGACACCCAGGGTGTTGTTGAAGTAAAACGACTGCAGTTGGGAAGAGGGTAA
- the gspL gene encoding type II secretion system protein GspL has protein sequence MSEILTIRLNSDPQEPIPWLVWSPAQQEVIASGEAESLSQLTDYGADRDVVALADSAAMTLTTAMIPAGSERQLDTVLPFLLEDDLAQDVDQVHITLLGKSGELANVAVIEHKLLERWLDDLADAGLHVRKLVPDCLCLPLHDDGYSAAKLNHRWLVRTDELEGSSAEEGWLPVWLQSLNSAQEEDDIKTVYSYSNIPEDMGDNWKAEPCELVMLLLAQQAMQSRHNLLAGRYKPQNQIYKHLKPWRGAAIAAAVLLAVLGGEKVADIYQMEAQAAQYREQSEAKVRKLLPQNQRIPTTSYMRRIIEGELSRLSGGGNQSGVMVWMSELGPLLESAPGIQLDALRFDQDRGELRLNARGKDFGDFEKLREALSTKYNTELGQLSRDQQTVTGAFVLRKEQS, from the coding sequence GTGAGCGAGATCCTGACAATCAGGCTTAACAGTGATCCGCAGGAGCCGATCCCTTGGCTGGTCTGGTCACCAGCACAGCAGGAAGTGATTGCTTCCGGCGAAGCCGAAAGCTTGTCACAGCTGACAGATTATGGGGCTGACCGGGACGTAGTTGCATTGGCTGACAGTGCTGCAATGACGCTGACCACGGCGATGATCCCAGCCGGTAGCGAGCGCCAGCTCGACACGGTTTTACCTTTCCTTTTAGAAGATGATTTGGCACAGGATGTCGATCAGGTTCATATCACTTTACTGGGTAAAAGCGGTGAACTTGCCAATGTGGCAGTGATTGAGCATAAGTTGCTGGAACGTTGGCTGGACGACTTGGCTGATGCCGGCCTGCATGTTCGCAAACTGGTGCCGGATTGTTTGTGCCTGCCTCTGCATGATGACGGCTACAGTGCGGCAAAGCTCAATCATCGCTGGCTGGTGCGCACCGATGAACTTGAGGGTAGTTCAGCGGAAGAAGGTTGGTTGCCTGTTTGGTTGCAAAGCCTGAATAGTGCACAGGAAGAAGACGATATTAAAACGGTTTATAGCTATTCGAATATACCTGAAGATATGGGTGATAATTGGAAAGCTGAGCCTTGCGAACTGGTGATGTTGTTGCTGGCGCAGCAGGCGATGCAAAGCCGTCACAACCTTCTGGCAGGGCGTTACAAACCGCAAAACCAAATCTACAAGCACCTTAAACCTTGGCGTGGTGCCGCGATTGCCGCTGCGGTATTGCTAGCAGTGTTGGGGGGTGAAAAGGTCGCAGATATCTATCAGATGGAAGCGCAAGCCGCACAATATCGCGAACAAAGTGAAGCCAAAGTACGTAAGCTTTTGCCGCAAAACCAGCGTATTCCGACCACAAGTTACATGCGCCGTATCATAGAAGGGGAATTGAGCAGACTCTCCGGTGGTGGCAATCAATCGGGTGTGATGGTGTGGATGTCAGAACTAGGCCCGCTCTTAGAATCAGCGCCAGGTATCCAGCTTGATGCACTGAGATTCGATCAGGATCGGGGTGAGCTTCGCCTGAATGCGCGTGGCAAAGACTTTGGGGATTTTGAGAAGTTGCGTGAAGCTTTGTCGACCAAATACAACACAGAGCTCGGGCAGTTAAGCCGTGACCAGCAAACCGTGACCGGCGCTTTTGTGTTGCGTAAGGAGCAATCATGA